In a genomic window of Zingiber officinale cultivar Zhangliang chromosome 9B, Zo_v1.1, whole genome shotgun sequence:
- the LOC122022630 gene encoding 14-3-3 protein 7-like isoform X1, with product MEEREEHVFIAKLAEQAERYDEMVEHIKIIARMDIELTPEERNILAVGYKNMIDARRASRRTLYSLEQKEVAMGSEQNARMVVDYRKSVEDELTRICNELLSVIAIHILPSSTAGESIVFFYKMKGDYYRYLAEFKTGNERNEAADQSLKAYQAATSTAMTELPPNHPIRLGLALNFSVFYYEIMDSPERACHLAQDAFDKALPELNTLSEISYKESTLILQILRDNLTLWTPNLPGGGNSKDIDTVN from the exons atggaggagagggaggagCATGTGTTCATCGCAAAGCTCGCGGAGCAGGCGGAGAGATACGATG AAATGGTAGAGCATATCAAAATAATTGCCAGAATGGATATTGAGCTGACACCAGAGGAGAGAAACATACTAGCAGTGGGCTATAAGAATATGATTGATGCAAGAAGGGCATCACGGAGAACCCTGTATTCACTTGAACAGAAAGAAGTGGCAATGGGAAGTGAGCAAAATGCAAGGATGGTAGTAGATTATAGGAAGAGTGTTGAGGATGAGCTGACAAGGATTTGCAATGAACTTCTATCTGTAATTGCTATCCACATCCTTCCATCTTCCACTGCTGGTGAATCAATTGTTTTCTTTTACAAGAT GAAAGGAGATTATTACCGCTATTTAGCAGAATTTAAGACTGGAAATGAACGAAATGAAGCTGCTGATCAGTCACTTAAAGCTTATCAG GCTGCTACAAGTACAGCTATGACTGAGCTTCCGCCCAATCATCCAATAAGGCTTGGCCTTGCTCTGAATTTCTCAGTATTTTACTATGAAATCATGGATTCACCTGAGAG GGCATGCCATCTGGCTCAAGATGCTTTTGATAAGGCTCTTCCGGAACTCAACACCCTTAGTGAAATTTCTTACAAAGAGAGTACACTTATTTTACAGATTCTTAGAGATAATCTGACATTGTGGACTCCGAATCTACCAGGAG GTGGCAACTCCAAAGACATCGACACTGTGAATTAA
- the LOC122022630 gene encoding 14-3-3 protein 7-like isoform X2, translated as MVEHIKIIARMDIELTPEERNILAVGYKNMIDARRASRRTLYSLEQKEVAMGSEQNARMVVDYRKSVEDELTRICNELLSVIAIHILPSSTAGESIVFFYKMKGDYYRYLAEFKTGNERNEAADQSLKAYQAATSTAMTELPPNHPIRLGLALNFSVFYYEIMDSPERACHLAQDAFDKALPELNTLSEISYKESTLILQILRDNLTLWTPNLPGGGNSKDIDTVN; from the exons ATGGTAGAGCATATCAAAATAATTGCCAGAATGGATATTGAGCTGACACCAGAGGAGAGAAACATACTAGCAGTGGGCTATAAGAATATGATTGATGCAAGAAGGGCATCACGGAGAACCCTGTATTCACTTGAACAGAAAGAAGTGGCAATGGGAAGTGAGCAAAATGCAAGGATGGTAGTAGATTATAGGAAGAGTGTTGAGGATGAGCTGACAAGGATTTGCAATGAACTTCTATCTGTAATTGCTATCCACATCCTTCCATCTTCCACTGCTGGTGAATCAATTGTTTTCTTTTACAAGAT GAAAGGAGATTATTACCGCTATTTAGCAGAATTTAAGACTGGAAATGAACGAAATGAAGCTGCTGATCAGTCACTTAAAGCTTATCAG GCTGCTACAAGTACAGCTATGACTGAGCTTCCGCCCAATCATCCAATAAGGCTTGGCCTTGCTCTGAATTTCTCAGTATTTTACTATGAAATCATGGATTCACCTGAGAG GGCATGCCATCTGGCTCAAGATGCTTTTGATAAGGCTCTTCCGGAACTCAACACCCTTAGTGAAATTTCTTACAAAGAGAGTACACTTATTTTACAGATTCTTAGAGATAATCTGACATTGTGGACTCCGAATCTACCAGGAG GTGGCAACTCCAAAGACATCGACACTGTGAATTAA
- the LOC122022631 gene encoding signal peptidase complex-like protein DTM1 codes for MEMRHEAGLRTSLLALAVLMIAVGIWTSSLKKMLPTYAFGISVILLSDWEFFDRDFFKWFTPIPAHRAPGANWAADNFRLKFFPLRLALITLMYGFGLYKWWKFQFSI; via the exons ATGGAGATGCGGCACGAGGCGGGGCTGCGGACGAGCCTGCTGGCGCTGGCGGTGCTGATGATCGCTGTTGGGATCTGGACCTCCTCCCTCAAGAAGATGCTGCCCACCTACGCATTCGGGATCTCCGTGATCCTTTTGTCGGACTGGGAGTTCTTCGATCGGGATTTCTTCAAGTGGTTCACGCCCATTCCTGCTCACAGAGCACCGGGCGCCAATTGGGCTGCCGATAATTTCAG GCTCAAGTTCTTTCCTCTGCGGTTGGCACTGATTACCCTAATGTATGGATTTGGTCTATACAAGTGGTGGAAGTTCCAATTTAGCATCTAG